One region of Deinococcus fonticola genomic DNA includes:
- a CDS encoding nucleoside triphosphate pyrophosphohydrolase, translating into MGKLIRDRIPELLGDQAGTHRPLDDDAFETALRQKLQEEVQEYLEGGEVMELADILEVVYALAKLDGVTESQLDYFRAEKARDRGAFEQRLYWEGE; encoded by the coding sequence ATGGGCAAACTCATCCGCGACCGCATTCCCGAACTGCTGGGCGACCAGGCCGGCACGCACCGTCCCCTTGACGACGACGCCTTCGAGACCGCGCTGCGCCAGAAACTTCAGGAGGAAGTGCAGGAGTACCTGGAGGGCGGCGAGGTCATGGAACTCGCGGACATTCTGGAGGTCGTGTACGCGCTGGCGAAACTGGACGGCGTCACCGAAAGCCAACTCGATTACTTCCGCGCCGAGAAAGCCAGAGACCGTGGCGCTTTCGAGCAGAGGTTGTACTGGGAAGGGGAATGA
- a CDS encoding thymidine kinase produces the protein MLKSPYAGGHLEVIVGPMFSGKSEELIRRVTRAVIARQRVAVFKPALDDRYHATQVASHAGRSIEAVAVPDVQAIRARLSGEGQLLSAEPEGVDVVGIDEAQFFGPQLIPLVLELAERGVRVILAGLDMDFRAEPFGPVPELLARAESVEKLTAICTVCGAPATRSQRLIAGQPALFDDPVVLVGAQESYEARCRIHHDIGLSTA, from the coding sequence GTGCTCAAGTCTCCTTATGCCGGTGGTCACCTTGAGGTGATCGTCGGCCCCATGTTCAGTGGTAAAAGTGAAGAGTTGATCCGCCGGGTCACGCGGGCGGTCATTGCCAGGCAGCGGGTGGCGGTGTTCAAGCCGGCGCTAGATGACCGCTACCACGCCACGCAGGTGGCGAGTCATGCGGGGCGCAGCATCGAGGCGGTGGCGGTGCCGGACGTGCAGGCCATCCGGGCGCGGCTGAGCGGTGAGGGCCAACTGCTGAGCGCCGAACCCGAGGGTGTAGACGTGGTGGGCATTGACGAGGCGCAGTTTTTTGGGCCGCAACTGATTCCGCTGGTGCTGGAACTGGCCGAGCGGGGCGTGCGCGTGATCCTGGCGGGGCTGGACATGGATTTCCGCGCCGAGCCGTTCGGCCCAGTGCCGGAGCTCCTGGCACGCGCAGAAAGCGTGGAGAAACTCACGGCCATCTGCACGGTGTGTGGCGCCCCGGCCACGCGTTCGCAGCGTCTGATTGCCGGACAACCGGCGCTGTTCGACGATCCGGTGGTGCTGGTGGGCGCTCAGGAGAGTTACGAGGCGCGCTGCCGCATTCACCATGACATCGGGTTGTCCACAGCCTGA
- a CDS encoding tetratricopeptide repeat protein gives MTDPAHPSSSVGNAVDDLPSSVPAGPGSAELPSWQSFARQHDWSRAQTVASLKEPGGTLHAALQSVSALQEDVRARKYFGARRALSVLQITLKELEQQRQGEAALLHTLVTPEQLGRALSALETVNGEVDPEVLHARLAEAETHPLTRAEALNALGVLHALRGEADAAKSHFGEALAHDPGHYRARMNLGNLALEAGDAAAAEQEYRAVLKLAPQYDGAHHNLGVALRRQGKVYESVGSIRRAQRLNVRRTQQETREEMKEKMQSDPAMRRMRNIMIAVLVAVFLLILLLSR, from the coding sequence ATGACCGATCCCGCCCATCCCTCCAGCAGCGTGGGGAACGCCGTGGATGACCTGCCATCCAGTGTTCCCGCCGGGCCGGGCAGCGCCGAACTGCCCAGCTGGCAGTCTTTTGCCCGGCAGCACGACTGGTCGCGGGCCCAGACGGTGGCGTCGCTGAAGGAGCCGGGGGGGACACTTCACGCCGCCTTACAGTCGGTTTCGGCGCTTCAGGAGGACGTGCGGGCCCGCAAGTACTTCGGCGCTCGCCGCGCCCTGAGCGTCCTCCAGATCACCCTGAAGGAGCTGGAGCAGCAGCGTCAGGGGGAAGCGGCCCTGCTGCATACCCTGGTCACGCCGGAGCAGCTGGGCCGCGCCCTGAGCGCGCTGGAGACGGTCAATGGCGAGGTTGACCCGGAGGTGCTGCACGCCAGACTGGCCGAAGCCGAAACCCACCCGCTGACCCGCGCCGAGGCCCTGAACGCCCTGGGGGTGCTGCACGCCCTGCGCGGCGAAGCGGACGCCGCGAAAAGCCATTTCGGTGAGGCGCTGGCGCACGATCCCGGGCATTACCGGGCGCGCATGAACCTGGGGAACCTGGCGCTGGAGGCCGGCGACGCCGCAGCGGCCGAGCAGGAATACCGCGCCGTGCTGAAACTGGCGCCGCAGTACGACGGCGCGCACCACAACCTGGGGGTGGCGCTGCGGCGGCAGGGCAAGGTGTACGAGTCGGTGGGTTCCATCCGCCGGGCGCAGCGCCTGAACGTGCGGCGCACGCAGCAGGAGACGCGCGAGGAAATGAAGGAGAAAATGCAGAGCGATCCGGCGATGCGCCGCATGCGGAACATCATGATTGCCGTGCTGGTCGCGGTGTTTCTCCTGATTCTGCTGCTGAGCCGCTAG
- a CDS encoding DUF4388 domain-containing protein, which produces MQGLLSDLPLLGLLELIHATRQTGVLEVESDLPFTIAFQQGQIVSGGILDWLGTDALHSCSLLPTRGKFQFRQRGVTGQPLAPYDMFTTEWARVSDEWAEVCTYIGSPSRLFSGDLPLFNEHGGRSIRAAARKSNRPLLELSQQVAEDVRSRRLRPTNRFAWFGLLINPDSQYATDHPVTLLLDGERNLGEIVDLAQDVNIVREYLLQAIQSGLRFQGSGWVLRDLIWENQYA; this is translated from the coding sequence ATGCAGGGTTTGCTCTCTGATCTTCCCCTTCTCGGCCTGCTGGAACTGATCCACGCGACCCGGCAGACTGGCGTGCTGGAGGTCGAGAGTGACCTGCCTTTCACCATTGCCTTCCAGCAGGGCCAGATCGTTTCCGGTGGAATTCTGGACTGGCTGGGCACCGACGCCCTGCACAGTTGCTCGCTGCTGCCCACCCGGGGAAAGTTTCAGTTCCGGCAGCGCGGCGTGACCGGGCAGCCGCTGGCGCCTTACGACATGTTCACCACCGAGTGGGCCAGGGTCAGCGACGAGTGGGCGGAGGTTTGCACGTACATCGGCAGTCCCAGCCGCCTGTTCAGCGGGGACTTGCCCCTCTTCAACGAGCATGGGGGCCGCAGCATTCGCGCCGCTGCCCGCAAAAGCAACCGCCCGCTGCTGGAACTGTCGCAGCAGGTCGCCGAGGACGTCCGGAGCCGCCGGCTGCGCCCCACCAACCGGTTCGCGTGGTTCGGCCTGCTGATCAATCCCGATTCGCAGTACGCCACCGATCACCCGGTAACGCTGCTGCTCGACGGGGAGCGCAACCTGGGCGAGATCGTCGACCTGGCGCAGGACGTGAATATCGTGCGCGAGTATCTGCTGCAGGCCATTCAGAGCGGCCTGCGCTTTCAGGGCAGCGGCTGGGTGCTGCGCGACCTGATCTGGGAAAATCAGTACGCGTAA
- a CDS encoding EAL domain-containing protein, giving the protein MSEESLPSVPSTDEAQVSRLQELLRTAEPLVVADVARAEQLLREAQALAFRLGDARSEALALIFLSATSYFRSEYQTALDTLAKAQAAADLVQDDLLTARIENSRGNCAVALGHYGEAMEHYQTSLALAQARGDVEDRARVLNNVGLVHIDLGDYPLALEVFQEVMKLAQQSKSPHAYSSALINTVLCYYHVGSPEEALALASGYLPTLQELHVRQHEVVLRTWILPCLIDTGEVAEAARQAEELLPLALEVDDRQYVVYARMFAGQALLQLGQLGPAQEQLELALEEARRYDIRPLQRSVLLHLSRLYAAREEWQQAYEHSQLYQALDRELHTEAVERKAKVLGAQIQVEILRREAEHERRRSNELAQANTALQAAQEALAYRATHDALTGLANRAHFQHEVERELQTLDQGLFGLLFIDLDRFKQVNDTLGHDVGDELLKEVGRRLTHVVRSSDLVARMGGDEFTVVLRQIRSAQDAERVAHKILNELIRPVEVGGHTLHVTGSIGVAVAPHDGRDVTTLQKNADIAMYRVKHEGKNGVQTFQPTMTEETAERVDVERDLREGLARNEFVLHYQGQFDVQTRVLVGYEALVRWQHPTRGLLPPGAFLGIAEDSELIVPLGEWVLQEACRQAAVWGANTRGLTISVNISALQFEHPSFLPAVQKALELSGLDPHRLILELSESSVLSNAGAASQLFTHLKALGVRIALDDFGTGQSSVSMLRSLPIDILKIDRSFMHDQGAQKEPSEVFISVVINLAHGLNMLVTAEGVESSGQMALLGELGCDSIQGFLLARPLPPRDIEAHLGDSTATSPVD; this is encoded by the coding sequence ATGTCCGAGGAATCGCTGCCCTCTGTCCCCTCCACCGATGAAGCGCAGGTGTCTCGGCTCCAGGAACTGCTGAGAACCGCCGAACCGCTGGTCGTGGCCGATGTCGCGCGCGCAGAGCAGCTTCTGCGCGAGGCGCAGGCCCTGGCCTTTCGGCTGGGAGACGCCCGCAGCGAGGCGCTGGCCTTGATTTTCCTGAGCGCGACCTCCTATTTCCGCTCGGAGTATCAGACGGCCCTGGACACCCTGGCCAAGGCCCAGGCCGCCGCCGATCTGGTGCAGGACGACCTCCTCACGGCCCGGATCGAGAACAGCCGGGGCAACTGCGCGGTGGCCCTTGGCCATTACGGCGAAGCGATGGAACACTACCAGACCAGCCTGGCGCTGGCTCAGGCCCGTGGGGACGTGGAAGACCGCGCCCGGGTGCTCAATAACGTGGGTCTAGTCCATATCGACCTTGGTGACTATCCCCTGGCACTCGAAGTGTTTCAGGAAGTCATGAAGCTGGCCCAGCAAAGCAAGTCGCCGCACGCGTACTCCTCGGCGCTCATCAATACGGTGCTCTGCTATTACCACGTGGGCTCCCCGGAGGAAGCCCTGGCGCTGGCCAGTGGGTATCTCCCCACCCTCCAGGAACTGCACGTCCGTCAGCACGAGGTGGTGCTGCGCACCTGGATCTTGCCCTGCCTGATCGATACGGGTGAGGTGGCCGAAGCGGCCCGTCAGGCCGAGGAACTGCTGCCGCTGGCGCTGGAGGTCGACGACCGGCAGTACGTGGTGTATGCCCGTATGTTCGCCGGCCAGGCCCTCTTGCAACTCGGACAGCTCGGCCCGGCCCAGGAGCAGTTGGAACTCGCGCTGGAGGAAGCCCGGCGCTACGACATCAGGCCGCTGCAACGGTCGGTGCTGCTGCACCTGAGCCGGCTGTACGCGGCCCGCGAGGAGTGGCAGCAGGCCTACGAACATTCACAGCTTTACCAGGCCCTGGACCGTGAACTGCATACCGAGGCCGTGGAGCGAAAAGCCAAGGTGCTGGGTGCACAGATTCAGGTGGAAATTCTGCGCCGCGAGGCCGAACACGAGCGGCGCCGCAGCAATGAGCTGGCCCAGGCCAACACCGCCCTCCAGGCCGCTCAGGAGGCCCTGGCCTACCGCGCGACCCACGACGCCCTGACTGGCCTGGCCAACCGTGCCCATTTCCAGCATGAAGTCGAGCGCGAGTTACAGACCCTCGACCAGGGCCTCTTCGGACTGCTGTTTATCGACCTGGACCGTTTCAAACAGGTCAATGACACGCTGGGACACGATGTCGGAGATGAACTGCTCAAGGAGGTGGGGCGCCGGCTGACCCATGTGGTGCGCTCCAGTGACCTGGTGGCCCGCATGGGGGGCGACGAATTCACGGTCGTGCTGCGCCAGATCCGGTCGGCTCAGGACGCTGAACGGGTGGCGCACAAGATTCTGAATGAGTTGATCCGGCCAGTCGAGGTCGGGGGGCACACGCTGCACGTGACCGGCTCCATCGGCGTGGCGGTGGCCCCGCACGACGGCCGCGACGTCACGACGCTCCAGAAAAACGCCGACATTGCCATGTACCGCGTCAAGCACGAGGGCAAGAACGGCGTGCAAACCTTCCAGCCGACCATGACTGAGGAAACGGCGGAGCGTGTGGATGTCGAGCGCGACCTTCGCGAAGGCCTGGCCCGCAATGAATTTGTGCTGCATTATCAGGGCCAGTTCGATGTTCAGACACGCGTACTGGTGGGCTATGAGGCGCTGGTGCGCTGGCAGCATCCGACTCGCGGTCTGCTGCCCCCTGGAGCGTTCCTCGGGATTGCCGAGGACAGCGAATTGATTGTGCCGCTGGGCGAATGGGTTTTGCAGGAAGCCTGTCGTCAGGCGGCGGTCTGGGGCGCGAATACCCGTGGTCTGACCATCAGTGTGAATATCAGCGCCCTCCAGTTCGAACACCCCAGCTTTCTCCCGGCAGTTCAGAAAGCCCTGGAACTCTCTGGCCTCGATCCGCACCGCCTGATTCTCGAACTGAGCGAGAGCAGTGTCCTGAGCAATGCCGGGGCAGCGTCGCAGCTGTTTACTCACCTCAAGGCGCTGGGGGTGCGGATCGCCCTGGACGATTTCGGTACCGGCCAGAGCAGCGTCAGCATGCTGCGGAGCCTGCCCATCGATATCCTCAAAATAGACCGCTCCTTCATGCACGATCAGGGCGCGCAAAAGGAACCCAGCGAGGTGTTCATCAGCGTGGTGATCAACCTGGCCCACGGCCTGAACATGCTCGTCACCGCCGAGGGAGTAGAATCCTCCGGGCAGATGGCCCTCCTGGGGGAACTGGGCTGTGACAGCATTCAGGGCTTTCTTCTGGCCCGGCCCCTGCCGCCGCGAGACATTGAAGCCCACCTTGGGGACAGCACGGCAACCTCGCCCGTGGATTAG
- a CDS encoding NAD(P)H-hydrate dehydratase: protein MTPERLRPEVVLSPAGVRAIDARLERAGLLDLAMEEAGRAAADAIQLFFPVGQVLLLAGSGANGGDALVAARHLHALGRAVTVLALPAQHPLTRLNRRRLKAVGVEVGRLSAAPLRRALRESQGVIDGLLGTGFRPPLRPALQELVRLVNASGQPVIALDLPTGLDAGSAAVTGEPVQASVTVTFSGLKPALLYGPAAHYAGQVQLADLRLPPGWALAEALATRPAAAEVAGLLPVRFADAHKGTAGHVWVIGGHPGMVGAAALAGWAALRSGAGLVTVHSEAPVPLVTPELMIRQHASLLGALRDTAPASRPQALCVGMGLGPQAEDAARLVLAWQRPTVLDADALQPSLAGAGHAQCIWTPHPGEAARLLGTNTPDVTRDPIQAARALQERLGGVVILKGGPSTIAAPDGIRVSRGGHPGMASAGMGDTLSGVLAALLGQGLSAGEAALAGTALHARAGELAGQQHGYGLSATDVIEQLGRAWQSLVLADNTAPTPKGRHDIIEGNVIK from the coding sequence ATGACGCCAGAGAGGCTGCGGCCGGAAGTGGTGCTGTCCCCGGCAGGCGTGAGGGCCATCGATGCCCGGCTGGAACGCGCGGGCCTGCTGGATCTGGCGATGGAGGAAGCCGGGCGGGCCGCAGCGGACGCCATCCAGCTTTTTTTTCCAGTGGGGCAGGTGCTGCTGCTGGCGGGCAGCGGGGCCAACGGCGGGGACGCACTGGTGGCGGCGCGGCACTTGCATGCGCTGGGGCGGGCCGTGACCGTGCTGGCGCTGCCGGCCCAGCACCCCCTGACCCGCCTCAACCGCCGCCGATTGAAAGCGGTCGGGGTCGAGGTCGGCCGCCTGAGTGCGGCGCCCCTACGCCGCGCCCTGCGTGAGAGTCAGGGGGTGATCGACGGCCTGCTGGGCACCGGCTTCAGGCCCCCACTGCGGCCCGCGTTGCAGGAACTGGTCAGGCTGGTGAACGCCTCCGGGCAGCCGGTGATCGCGCTCGACCTGCCCACCGGCCTGGACGCCGGCAGCGCGGCGGTCACGGGTGAACCGGTACAGGCCAGCGTGACGGTCACCTTCAGCGGCCTGAAGCCCGCGCTGCTGTACGGCCCGGCAGCCCACTACGCGGGGCAGGTGCAGCTGGCCGACCTGCGCCTGCCGCCCGGCTGGGCGCTGGCCGAAGCCCTGGCGACCCGGCCGGCGGCTGCCGAAGTGGCGGGGCTGTTGCCGGTGCGTTTCGCGGACGCGCACAAGGGCACGGCGGGGCACGTGTGGGTGATCGGCGGGCATCCGGGAATGGTCGGAGCCGCCGCCCTGGCTGGCTGGGCCGCCCTGAGAAGCGGGGCGGGCCTGGTCACGGTGCATTCCGAGGCGCCGGTGCCGCTGGTCACGCCGGAACTGATGATCCGGCAGCACGCCTCCCTGCTGGGGGCGCTGCGGGACACCGCGCCGGCCAGTCGCCCGCAGGCGCTGTGCGTGGGCATGGGCCTGGGGCCCCAGGCCGAGGACGCGGCGCGTCTGGTGCTGGCCTGGCAACGGCCCACCGTGCTGGACGCCGACGCCCTGCAACCCTCCCTGGCCGGCGCGGGGCACGCGCAGTGCATCTGGACACCGCACCCCGGCGAGGCTGCCCGCCTGCTGGGCACGAACACCCCGGACGTGACCCGCGACCCCATTCAGGCGGCCCGCGCCCTTCAGGAGCGGCTGGGCGGCGTGGTCATCCTGAAGGGCGGGCCAAGCACCATCGCGGCGCCGGACGGTATACGGGTCAGCCGGGGCGGACACCCCGGTATGGCCAGCGCCGGAATGGGCGACACCCTCTCCGGGGTGCTGGCGGCGCTGCTGGGCCAGGGCTTAAGTGCCGGCGAGGCCGCGCTGGCCGGCACAGCGCTGCATGCCCGCGCGGGCGAACTGGCCGGGCAGCAGCATGGGTACGGGCTGAGCGCCACGGACGTCATAGAACAACTGGGCCGTGCCTGGCAGAGCCTGGTGCTGGCGGACAATACCGCCCCCACCCCCAAAGGGCGGCACGACATCATTGAAGGCAACGTCATAAAATGA
- a CDS encoding carbohydrate kinase family protein, whose protein sequence is MKFYVIGDVTVDHLYHLDHLPTPGAEIAPRRSTMQPGGAGGTISVTLARLGHTVTLAARVGEDPFAQVALAQVRESGVSESAVQTDPEYLTSTITVMQTPDGERAMISDGAANRQLDPAKLKKKDVESVDALIISGYSLTEGPQRDYALKAIELAKAAKKPVPVFIDLGTGAVNKVGTKLLQDVVGADYLTLNQHELLALTATNSLSNALAKLGEAGVSQVAVKVGKMGSVVWTPEDTELVDSIRPEKPVIDSTGAGDTFTAAFAHAILQGQTLAQAARAANAAGALASTAVGAQSQEITPTDLDNILKQ, encoded by the coding sequence GTGAAGTTCTACGTCATAGGCGACGTTACCGTTGACCACCTTTATCATCTCGACCACCTGCCCACCCCCGGCGCGGAGATCGCCCCCCGACGCTCCACCATGCAGCCCGGCGGCGCAGGCGGCACCATCAGCGTCACCCTGGCCCGGCTGGGCCACACCGTCACCCTGGCGGCCCGCGTCGGCGAAGACCCCTTCGCGCAGGTCGCGCTGGCGCAGGTGCGCGAAAGCGGCGTGTCCGAAAGCGCCGTTCAGACCGACCCCGAATACCTGACCAGCACCATCACGGTCATGCAGACCCCCGACGGGGAACGCGCCATGATCAGCGACGGGGCGGCCAACCGCCAGCTCGACCCGGCCAAACTGAAGAAAAAAGACGTGGAAAGCGTCGACGCCCTGATCATCAGCGGCTACAGCCTCACCGAAGGGCCACAGCGCGACTACGCCCTGAAAGCCATCGAACTGGCGAAAGCGGCCAAGAAACCCGTCCCGGTGTTCATCGACCTGGGCACCGGAGCCGTCAACAAGGTCGGCACCAAGCTTCTTCAGGACGTGGTCGGCGCGGATTACCTGACCCTCAACCAGCACGAACTGCTGGCCCTGACCGCCACGAACAGCCTCAGCAACGCCCTCGCCAAGCTGGGCGAAGCCGGCGTCAGCCAGGTCGCCGTGAAGGTCGGCAAGATGGGCAGCGTCGTCTGGACGCCCGAGGACACCGAGCTGGTCGACTCTATTCGCCCTGAAAAACCTGTCATCGACAGCACCGGCGCGGGCGACACCTTCACCGCCGCCTTCGCCCACGCCATCCTGCAAGGCCAGACCCTCGCCCAGGCCGCGCGCGCTGCCAACGCCGCCGGAGCCCTGGCGTCCACCGCCGTGGGCGCACAGAGCCAGGAAATCACCCCCACCGACCTGGACAACATCCTCAAGCAGTAA
- a CDS encoding DUF456 domain-containing protein, which translates to MTWPFLVFLVVWLVGVICTFLPVVPATLIIFAGALVAVLMDGYQAAQDLTVLLTFGLVAILALVVDNLAASWGARKFGGSKAGMWGALLGGLLSFFIPLPPFNLLIGPVAGALIAELLFERKPLNEALASAWGTLVGLLSGIAAKLALHVLIGLYGLWHFWGR; encoded by the coding sequence ATGACCTGGCCTTTTCTCGTTTTTCTGGTGGTGTGGCTGGTAGGCGTGATATGCACGTTCCTGCCGGTGGTGCCGGCCACCCTGATCATTTTCGCGGGGGCGCTGGTGGCGGTTCTGATGGACGGGTATCAGGCCGCGCAGGATCTGACCGTGCTCCTGACTTTCGGGCTGGTGGCAATTCTGGCCCTGGTCGTCGACAACCTGGCGGCCTCGTGGGGAGCCCGCAAATTCGGGGGCAGCAAGGCGGGCATGTGGGGTGCCCTGCTGGGCGGGCTGCTGTCGTTCTTTATTCCACTGCCGCCTTTCAACCTGCTGATTGGCCCGGTGGCGGGGGCACTGATTGCCGAACTGCTGTTCGAGCGCAAACCCTTAAACGAGGCGCTGGCCTCTGCCTGGGGCACCTTGGTCGGCCTGCTCTCGGGGATCGCGGCCAAACTGGCGCTGCACGTTCTGATCGGCCTGTACGGTCTGTGGCACTTCTGGGGCCGGTAA
- the rsmA gene encoding 16S rRNA (adenine(1518)-N(6)/adenine(1519)-N(6))-dimethyltransferase RsmA: MTDPVAAPPLYSPARVRELLSTHGLRPTKSLGQNFLIDGNILRAIAEAGGAAPGVDVLEVGPGLGVLTREMALRGARVTALEKDERLRPVLAETLAGTDVQVVWGDALDFDYASLPAGTRVIANLPYYITGLLLSRFMAAPGILSATVLVQKEVGQRLAARPGQDAYGFLSALAALYGSVTHVRDVPKGAFFPAPDVTSSVVRLDFDRARPQPQTELIAFIDAALHHRRKTLRNNLRLVGHAPEAIDAALGRVGLRPDIRAEDIPLPELVSMAHHLDVIR, from the coding sequence GTGACTGATCCTGTTGCCGCCCCCCCTCTGTACTCCCCGGCCCGCGTGCGCGAACTGCTCAGCACCCACGGCCTGCGCCCCACCAAGAGCCTGGGGCAGAATTTCCTGATCGACGGTAACATCCTGCGGGCCATCGCCGAGGCGGGCGGGGCGGCGCCGGGCGTCGACGTGCTGGAGGTCGGGCCGGGCCTGGGCGTGCTGACGCGCGAAATGGCGTTACGCGGCGCGCGGGTCACGGCGCTGGAAAAAGACGAACGGCTGCGCCCGGTGCTCGCCGAAACGCTGGCCGGCACGGACGTGCAGGTCGTGTGGGGTGACGCGCTCGACTTCGATTACGCTTCCCTGCCCGCCGGCACCCGGGTGATCGCCAACCTGCCGTACTACATCACCGGGCTGCTGCTGTCGCGTTTCATGGCTGCGCCCGGCATCCTTTCGGCCACGGTGCTGGTGCAAAAGGAAGTGGGGCAGCGCCTGGCCGCCCGGCCCGGCCAGGACGCCTACGGGTTCCTGAGCGCCCTGGCGGCCCTATACGGCAGCGTGACGCACGTCCGCGACGTACCCAAAGGGGCTTTTTTCCCCGCGCCAGACGTGACCAGCAGCGTGGTGCGCCTCGACTTCGACCGCGCCCGCCCGCAACCCCAGACAGAACTGATTGCCTTTATCGACGCGGCCCTGCACCACCGCCGCAAAACCCTGCGCAACAACCTGCGCCTGGTGGGGCATGCGCCCGAAGCCATCGATGCGGCGCTGGGCCGCGTGGGGTTACGTCCAGACATCCGGGCAGAGGACATCCCCCTCCCCGAATTGGTGTCCATGGCACACCACCTGGACGTGATACGGTAA
- a CDS encoding 30S ribosomal protein S1, whose translation MEENTQTPAQQGGTQPTTGNAAPTDNTPSTGAEERQSQEREYPAMTMEDILASEAAQEHQNVSRGDIVDGTVVFIGQDGIAVDIGAKVEGVIPLNQLGEEPVTVEQAQEMYKPGDAIEAYVVRVDLPNSQIVLSKKRAEQDKGWRVLEKMQENDEAFEVDVLEKVRGGLVAQVEGIRAFLPASQVDTRRVNELDPYVGKPLQVKLIELNRKRNRVIISHRAIMEAEKAKAREATVGQLTPGSEFEGEVVEITDFGVFVNLGGIDGLVHRSELTFGRFNHPRDVVKVGETVKVQVIDVDEGRERINLSMKSLTQDPWEGAVDRYSIGQKVKGKVTNLTNFGAFIELEPGLEGLVHVSEMSWTKRVRHPNEVMKEGDEVEAVILRIDPKERRISLGIRQTTDDPWSALPDRYPPGTPVKGKITGMTDFGVFMEIEEGIEGLIHISELDLNRVNNPADLFKKGDEIEAMILNIDPVEQRASLSRRRFLGGGAPAPQQGGNRDYVSQGGGARSDRYSSGGSGGQRGGRGGRQGGADYNYNAKDAQQGGKISTKLGDVYADLFAQFGLSNDKKDEKTEE comes from the coding sequence ATGGAAGAGAACACTCAGACCCCCGCCCAGCAGGGTGGGACTCAGCCCACGACGGGCAACGCCGCCCCCACCGACAACACGCCCAGCACCGGCGCCGAGGAGCGTCAGAGCCAGGAGCGCGAGTACCCGGCCATGACCATGGAGGACATCCTCGCCAGTGAAGCGGCGCAGGAGCACCAGAACGTCTCACGTGGCGACATCGTGGACGGCACCGTGGTGTTTATCGGTCAGGACGGCATTGCGGTGGATATCGGCGCGAAGGTCGAAGGCGTCATTCCCCTGAATCAGCTCGGGGAAGAGCCGGTGACCGTGGAGCAGGCCCAGGAGATGTACAAGCCCGGTGACGCCATCGAGGCGTACGTCGTGCGCGTCGACCTGCCCAACAGCCAGATTGTGCTGAGCAAGAAACGTGCCGAGCAGGACAAGGGCTGGCGCGTTCTGGAAAAAATGCAGGAAAACGACGAGGCTTTCGAAGTCGACGTCCTCGAAAAAGTGCGTGGCGGTCTGGTCGCCCAGGTGGAAGGCATTCGCGCTTTCCTGCCCGCCAGCCAGGTGGACACCCGCCGCGTGAATGAGCTCGACCCCTACGTGGGCAAGCCCCTGCAGGTCAAGCTCATTGAGCTGAACCGCAAGCGCAACCGCGTGATCATCAGCCACCGCGCCATCATGGAGGCCGAGAAGGCCAAGGCCCGCGAGGCGACGGTCGGTCAGCTCACCCCCGGCAGTGAGTTTGAGGGTGAAGTGGTGGAAATCACCGACTTCGGCGTGTTCGTGAACCTCGGCGGTATCGACGGCCTGGTGCACCGCAGCGAACTGACATTCGGGCGTTTCAACCACCCCCGTGACGTCGTGAAGGTCGGCGAAACGGTCAAGGTTCAGGTCATCGACGTGGACGAGGGCCGTGAGCGCATCAACCTCAGCATGAAGTCCCTGACCCAAGACCCCTGGGAAGGTGCGGTGGATCGTTACAGCATCGGCCAGAAGGTCAAGGGCAAGGTCACGAACCTTACCAACTTCGGCGCGTTCATTGAGCTGGAGCCCGGCCTGGAAGGTCTGGTGCACGTCAGCGAGATGAGCTGGACGAAGCGTGTGCGTCACCCCAACGAAGTGATGAAGGAAGGCGACGAGGTCGAGGCCGTGATCCTGCGCATCGACCCCAAGGAGCGCCGCATCTCGCTGGGTATTCGTCAGACCACCGACGATCCCTGGAGCGCGCTGCCTGACCGCTACCCGCCCGGCACGCCCGTCAAGGGCAAGATCACCGGCATGACCGACTTCGGTGTGTTCATGGAGATCGAGGAAGGCATCGAGGGCCTGATCCACATCAGCGAACTCGACCTGAACCGCGTCAACAACCCCGCTGACCTGTTCAAGAAGGGCGACGAGATCGAAGCCATGATCCTGAACATCGACCCGGTGGAACAGCGCGCCAGCCTCAGCCGTCGCCGTTTCCTGGGTGGCGGTGCCCCCGCCCCGCAGCAGGGCGGCAACCGCGACTACGTCAGCCAGGGTGGCGGTGCACGCAGCGACCGTTACAGCAGTGGCGGCAGTGGCGGGCAGCGCGGCGGCCGTGGTGGACGCCAGGGCGGCGCCGACTACAACTACAACGCCAAGGACGCCCAGCAGGGCGGCAAGATCAGCACCAAACTCGGTGACGTGTACGCGGATCTGTTCGCGCAGTTTGGCCTGAGCAACGATAAGAAAGACGAGAAGACCGAAGAGTAA